The Arabidopsis thaliana chromosome 5, partial sequence genomic interval CACCAACAGCCTTGAGATTCTCGACAGTGACTTCTGACAATTTTTTCCATCTGTCAGAGATTATGATGGGTTCAATCCCGAGTTCCAAGAGGTTTTCGTATAGATGCAAGGTCTCCGGGAGTCCTGGAGTTGATTCTCCGGACTCTAACCACGACCAGTACGCCCCCGGGGCTGTGTTCTCGGTCCTaagaatccaacaaaaaaaaatctacattaGAATGAAATCACAAAGTAGATATGGACCCAAAAAAACAGTTAGATGGgttagttaaaatatttaaagttgTCAAATGAAACGTGTCTTTCCATATATGACAgctaaacattttcaaaaaaactatatgacgataatattattaattcaaTGTAGATAGGTAcaataatatgtatataccCATATCCATATTTAGCGTAGTAGGGAATACTAGAGAGGAGAGTGTCGTCTAGGTCAAAGATCCAAACATTGACGGTATCGTTCTTTAGGGCAAGTCCTTTGGCGTAAAAATATGCCTCTTTGTTTACAGTTTTGGAGTCGTATTGGTACTGTTTGGAAGTGATCAAGTAGTCTTCAACATAGGCTTTGCAATTTGCGGGCACCGTGTCGAAGTTTATGATGTTAGAGGTCTCAACACCAAGGTGCCAGCTTCTGCAGTTGGGGTAGTTGATGGACAGTCCCTCTTTCTCTAAGAGTTCGGCTTCGTTCCCAAAGATGGTGTTCGATTCGAGGAGTTCGATGAGCCCTGGAACGGATGCCGAAGACTGGACGTGGGAGACCGTAGCGGCCAAGAGCAAGAGTAGTGAAAGTGAGAggattttcatatttttttgtatggtttATTGTTTAGTTTATGGTGTTTATTTGTGTGACACAAAGGGTGGTATTATATAATGAGGTGGGTTAGGTATGATTACTTATGAAGACCGATGGGAAAATGCGGAGATAAGTGTACGTATGGCTTCGAGTGATGCAAATGCTTGTTGGTCCCATTATGCTTGTAACCAACGAGATATTTTCACTTACACCACTCGTTTTTAGAGCACGTTGAGACTGTGCTAAATTAGAATTTGGCGTGTCGTTGTTTAAGTTCTATTATTATCGTTCGCTTTTGTGCTTGTTGATTTTGGATCAGGGTTTCAATTACTGTGAAGTTATTATTCCACATTAGTAGAAAAATGTACGTGGACATGATGATGTTTGCGTGTATAACTTGAGTTTGCGGAAATAATTTATAGAgtaaagtttttatttctttgataaataattgatagagtagttgacaaaaacaataatgcaAAACGTGATGTGTATAAACGAGTAATTGGCAACAGCTTCCGCAATGAGCGAGAAAAGATGGGTGTACTGTACAACGATAATTATAGTTTCAACGATAATTGTACGTTCTTCcaacaatataattattttttctaaggCATACAACCTCGTGAGATCTATTTAAAATAGCTTaaagaatttatatatattaaggcAAAGTGTTGCAAATCAAGTTGTGGTGGGGTAGTAGCAGCTTCCGCTTAAAATTTGGAGTTCTTATGTTGATTTTAGGTTAAAGCTTGATTTTCttcaactattttttaaaatgtttggCGATCGGTAAACGTCTTGCATGACCAGAAAACATGAATTTCTATAGACCATGGAGATTAAAATGGACTCAAGAATTCACCCGattaacaagaaaactaaacaaaaacaaagcaaggTTTTGCAACGACAtaaatttaagttttcttgtttctatgAGAACTAATGGATAACTATTTATACTATAATTTAGTCAACTCTAAGAATTTCTGTGCTACCAACTACTATGAATTCTTATATTCTTCTACAGCTTTAACTTTGTTGACAGTCTTAGTATCTGGAATAGTCTGAATTATGTTTGCAGAATCAACAGACACAATCTCACCTTCCTCTACTACTattgctttttctttcattggAGACTGAGGTTTAATCACGCACACATCCCCTAGATGACCCCATTTACCACAACGAGAACATTTTGGAGGCAACAAAGGATAAGCAAATTCAACAATTAcgtcttcctcttcatcaagCTGAAACCGAAAACATTTTGGGAATAATTTAGTCATGAGACTCTTTtccaataatttgttttgcagaAAACTTGTTGCAAGAGAATTTGTCACCTCTAATACTAAATGAGTACACCAGCGCGCGAACAATATTTACTCAGTCAATCTTCAAAAGATGATAGAAGATTGTGTCACGAAGATAAATGTTCGCCATGTGAAACGTGTAAATCACACCGGTCAAAATTGGTATTATAGATTTCTTAGTGGAATATTGAAATACTGAAATAGTCGAATGATCTAGTTGCGGTAACGTTTAAAATGAAGAGATTTTTcgtatattatttatattttgtttcttttacttgCATATGTAACGTCTAACATACATAGCGGAATTGTTCGAAAAAAATGAATGCATGGAAACTTTATGAATATTGTAAATGTAAAAAATTATGTGACATTAAACGTGAAAAATGGTATACTGTATATTTATCACTAAAAGTCCCATACGAAATTTAAGTTGCGTAAGTACTCAATAATTACATACATAgctacacacacacacacacgatTCAAATGACTCCAAAAGAAAGATACGTGCATATTGCATGTCGCATTCCAAAGTTAATGTTGTTTCCATAATAAAACGCATTGCTTCATCACACGTCTTGACGGTCtggttctgtttctttaactaatttagcTTACTAAACGgataaaaatgaattttagcTTACTAATTTGCGAgccctctttttttctatgtcAACAATTATTGAGACCTCTCTATCACTAGCTTACTAATTACTTTTGTTAAGTTCCGGTATTTACTTGATAGAAATCTTTTAATGGTTAATATCAGTTGACTAAtgaattatatatgatataacctttgatgacattttttttctaagaagTTTTGGACTTATGGCAAAAACCataacatttaatttactCCCCCACAACTAATGTGATGTTGGTTCAATGGTAAATCTCTCAAGTGGAAGTACTCGGTTCGAGCAAAGTTagaagggatctcttctcTAAACCAGATGAATTTAATCTGGTCGTGGGTCATACCTTTAGAAGATGTAGGGCATTTGGCCTTGAACTTccagatattaaaaaaaaaaaaaaaaaatactctcCACTCAAACGCAGCTTACCCTCGCGATTTCAGGATCCAAAAATGTTTTAGTGCAACCAAGTCTAGTGCTGATGTTTGGTACCTCTGGATTCAAAGACATTATAGCTAGTGCTGAGTATGATTGTTGGTAGAGGTACTGGAGATGCAGATTCTTTAATGAATTTGATTACATATAACCCtttagaagagaagagatttgaTATGTATAATTCATGTAAGGTAGTTCATAGATGACGATATTTTCACGTTTGACATATTCATCGTGACAAGAGGGTTGCTTGGGTTTGAGGTGTTGGAAACGGTGGTCGAATTAATGGACATGGTGATTAAAGGTTTAGGATAAAGATGGATATGATACCACATTAGTCTATTAATTACCATGTAGAAGGTTGAAATATTGAATGATTTATTGTAATTGCTTAAAACACGAAAACgtacatcatttttttttttttacaatataGGGAATAAACAGATTTACTCCAAATATAAACTGATACACAACAAGTCAACAACATGTATATCTATGTACACACCGATTACAATTCTGAATAATAGTTTTCGGAAGTTTTTGCTAATATAGGAATTTCGGAAGTGTTTTGGTAATTAATGCATTATGGGgaaatatgtatattaattgatatatattgGAAAATTAAGGTATACTTAAATTTTATGTGAAAACcaagattattattattttttcatcgttctctttatatataatatatattgcgacaaaagaaattattaaagTTGAAGAGgttgaacaaaataaagagaggagaaagagagcgCAAATGGAGTGGAAGAAATGGTACTTAGACGCGATTCTTGTGCCCTTAGCtcttatgatgatgatttgttaCCACATCTACTTGTCCTTCATGGTCCGAACCAATCCCTTCTCCACCCTCCTCGGCATTAACTCTCACGGCCGccggatttggatttctgcTATGATCAAGGTTTTTCATAATCATCGCCATTGCATTCTTCTTATCAAAAACGTTACAGTTTTATAACAATATGATGGTATAATTTAGTCGTTATTGTCATATTTCTTAGAGATTTGATATGAGGATTAATAAGTTTAGATGGTAGAGTTGATTAGTCTTGGTTGGTCCGAAATCTTCTCATAAAAGAAAACCTATAAGCTATATTTATAATTGGAGAAATATGCAGATTGGttattgtttgttgtttaatttttcaGGACAATCAGAAGACGAACATATTGGCGGTACAAACACTGCGTAACATAGTAATGGGAGCTACACTGATGGCCACGACCTGCGTGCTTCTCTGCGCGGGTCTAGCCGCAGTGTTAAGCAGCACTTACAGCATCAAGAAGCCTctaaacgacgccgtttttgGTGCTCATGGAGATTTCGCCATATCCATCAAATACCTAACAATTCTCacaattttcatcttctcctttttcttccaCTCCCTCTCCATCCGTTTCCTAAACCAAGTCGCCATTCTCGTAAACATCCCTAACTTAGACCCTAATCCTTCTGGTTGCGTCTTCCTCACGTCTGAGCACGTCAGCGAGATGTTCGAAAAGGGTATCTTTCTTAACACGGTAGGTAACAGGTTGTTCTACGCAGGCTTTTCTCTAATGTTATGGATCTTTGGTCCCATCCTCGTGTTCTTTAGCGTTTTGGTGATggttcttgttctttctcaCCTCGATTTCGTGTCACGCAacaacaataaagaaaaactacgTATAGTGGATATACGTCGTTCCTCTGATTTTACGAATGGTGGTGAAGACTAGGAATCTAGGACGCAAGATgacttttttggttaaaggaTGATGCTTATTGATAGTACATGACGATGATATCATAACCTCCGGATTGTTAATAAATGCACTTGGAGATTTTCTCTTGTTATGACTTATGGCCTTGCTTTTATGaacttttattatttgtgATCTTTAACCTCTAGCTTCAATCTCGTTCACGTCATACATGATCTTTTACTggaataatattttaaatctgTAACCAGAAAGATTCTAAATATAATTACTACACTAAATATTATagtatcaaaaataatttttaaaaaaaaaaaacaaataaagattcAATTGGTCCCTCAAAACTGAAACTAAAGATTCtagtgttttttatttggtcaCATAAACTTTGATAAAATTCATTTGGTCACGagaattcttgtttttgtcatGAATTTTAAAtgagaatttttgtttgttctataATACTTTTATCTACCCATGaccaaaaaatatactaaCACAGTTATATGATTTGAAAAGTAATTTCTGAAAACTAAATCACCCCAACTACTCTAGTGATCACTAGACATAGAACAAcgtcttttttttgtttctcttttcctttgtttataattcctttcatcttcttttctttttctttgcaaaACCTCGTTTGGAGATTACAAGTAGAGTTTGtagaaacagaaaaattacttcttctttttttgctaaaagaaaacaaaaattacttttGTGTTCATAAACTAATTTTCATTcatattttctgtattttaACTTACAAATTTAGCATGTGCCTCAAGTAGAAATTCGTTTCTTACAAAAAACGTATATCAATCATCATCTAAATTACatgaaaattttcaacatCACTAAGGATTGAATTTTAATTGTACTAGTTACTATGGTTACTGAATTGTACTGTAGTCGGTAGATTGTAAACATTGTAGTCCACTATAGGTTCGAAAGTTCTAGTTAGtgagaaataataattttaaaatgctTTTGGATTCTATTTTCGGATCTAaacaacttttgtttgtttaaagaCACATTACctagtttgtttctttttattgttttgttgtgaaatattttaactttttaaaggAAGTGcagatcaaaagaaagaaaagttggTTTACGCATACAAAAGTTgatgaaataaaaagtatttCTGGTGCTGGAGGAAAGAAATGTCTTTTAGATCTGCTTTCCAAAAGCATATGGCGAAAAGtaagagtaaacaaaggaCGAAGCATTTTGTGTTGTTCGTGTGACCGGAAAattcttaagtttttctttttggtgttGTAGTAGTAATGaatgataataaatattttaaagatttttactACATGATACAAAGGTgtaaaaaactgaaacaatattatcaatatttttccttcaaatatTATCAATTATTTATGAAGATTagtttttagtgttttatgaaattatatattcgGTAAAACATTTACCGTAAAAGgttaatttattcattttcaatgtttttgtaGTTTCATCATTGGACTATGCCCCTTGTATATTAATCTTAAATTAGTCGTTAAGTACTTCAAATTCGAATTCAAACAGGTTATGTAGTAGAGTAATTTATGTAAGTGTAAGGTTCTTGACATGTGCCAAGAATACAAATGTACATGAGTGACAAtattattatctaaatattttcaaatatttaaaagctTATTTCGAAATATTTTAGGATCCTTTTATGAATATAAGCTGCTTATATATATGCCTATAACattcattttcaaatcaaaagctCCAACATATTAATGAGCTGACAAACAACTTAATGTTTGAATTCAGATATGATTTATATTGAAAGAGTCTCCAGCTATCTTAGATAGTCTCCCTAGTTAAGGGATTAAAGGTTATCATTAGCATATAATTGGTACCATAATATTCACCAATACTACAGAGCCTAATATACATCTCTGTGGCTTTGCTTTTCtattctcttttgttattgttgtcattaaagaaaaaaaaagttggaaatGAGGACGTTGCATTGACAATGCAAATTCAATTTTGCTTAGCCATTAAGAAGCTTTTTCACAACTTTAGTAAAGAAGAGAGACTTATATAAAGAAGATGTCTATCACCACTTACTCTTCCCCTCTCCTCTCTTTTCCAAccaattctcttctttcttgtgtGTTCACATTCAAAGAAAATGGATAATCACACAGCTAAAGACATTGGTATGAAGAGAAGTGCTTCTGAGCTGGCTCTACAAGAGTATCTCACTACAAGCCCTCTAGACCCTTGTTTCGACCTCATGAACCGGGTTAGTCCTTTTGTTGTCTCTCTTATTCGTATCATTGTTGCTTGTGTCTATATCAAGATCCAGAGATATTGTAGTAATTAAGAGTCTAGTTTCTTTTGGTTGTAGGATTACACTTGTGAGTTAAGAGATAGTCTTTTGTGGTCTGAGGGATTGTTTCCGGCTGGACCTTTTCGCGATGCACAGTCCTCAATCTGCGGTATGTGCATGTCTCTTTGATTTGACTCCATGTAAGTAATAAGTGTTGTTGCAGTTGATATTAATGTTCACTACTTGTGTGGCTCTTATCTACAAAGAGAATCTGTCAGCTGATAGTCCAGTGTCAGCCAATAAACCTGAGGTAAGAGGAGGAGTTAGGAGAACCACAAGTGGATCTTCTCATGTTAACTCTGATGACGAAGATGCCGAGACAGAAGCAGGGCAATCTGAAATGACTAATGATCCCAATGATCTGAAACGTATTAGAAGGTATGTTAGGTACCAATAAAAAAGTTAGATGTAAAACACTGAGATAGAGAATCACCAATTCTTCTTAATCTTTTTCTGTGATGTGAATTCAGGATGAACTCAAACAGGGAATCAGCAAAGAGGTCGAGGAGAAGGAAGCAAGAGTACTTGGTAGATCTTGAGACTCAGGTAAGGTTAACAAATAGCTTGTTGGATGATTTGTATCAGAGAGTAATGTTTTAATGGTGACCTTGTGTTTTCTTCAAGGTTGATTCTTTGAAAGGCGATAACTCAACACTGTACAAGCAGCTCATAGACGCAACACAACAGTTTCGTAGCGCTGGAACAAATAACAGAGTTCTCAAATCAGATGTTGAAACTCTGAGAGTCAAGGTATCATCTATCACTTGCTCTTTTCAATTTGGGAAAGTAATAACCGGAATGTGCTAAGTTAAGTAAATTCTATATAGGTGAAACTAGCAGAAGATTTGGTAGCGAGAGGGTCACTCACTAGCAGCTTGAATCAACTTCTACAAACTCATCTAAGTCCACCATCACACTCCATCAGCAGTCTGCACTACACGGGAAATACCTCGCCCGCCATTACAGTCCACAGTGACCAATCTTTGTTCCCTGGAATGACACTTTCTGGACAGAACTCAAGCCCTGGACTTGGTAATGTATCCAGTGAAGCTGTTAGCTGCGTCTCAGACATCTGGCCATGACTCTCTTTCTTCAGAACATGTAATGATCACTCAGCGAATTTCCTGTATGTGTTTCGCTATAGAACTAGAAACATATAATGAAAGCAGCATGTTCGTTAAATAAACTCAAGTTTCGTCAACATATACTTAATTGCTCCAAATCCTGCAGATTGTAATCTGGAAACTGAAGCATGTATAGGCCAATAAATTACATTCTCCAAGGAAATTGCTTAAATGTGTTCGCTTAAGTAAGTATacagacaaacaaacaaaaacactgaTCCATTACA includes:
- the BZIP9 gene encoding basic leucine zipper 9 (basic leucine zipper 9 (BZIP9); FUNCTIONS IN: DNA binding, protein heterodimerization activity, sequence-specific DNA binding transcription factor activity; INVOLVED IN: regulation of transcription, DNA-dependent; LOCATED IN: nucleus; EXPRESSED IN: 26 plant structures; EXPRESSED DURING: 13 growth stages; CONTAINS InterPro DOMAIN/s: Basic-leucine zipper (bZIP) transcription factor (InterPro:IPR004827), bZIP transcription factor, bZIP-1 (InterPro:IPR011616), Basic leucine-zipper, C-terminal (InterPro:IPR020983); BEST Arabidopsis thaliana protein match is: bZIP transcription factor family protein (TAIR:AT5G28770.2); Has 30201 Blast hits to 17322 proteins in 780 species: Archae - 12; Bacteria - 1396; Metazoa - 17338; Fungi - 3422; Plants - 5037; Viruses - 0; Other Eukaryotes - 2996 (source: NCBI BLink).); translation: MDNHTAKDIGMKRSASELALQEYLTTSPLDPCFDLMNRDYTCELRDSLLWSEGLFPAGPFRDAQSSICENLSADSPVSANKPEVRGGVRRTTSGSSHVNSDDEDAETEAGQSEMTNDPNDLKRIRRMNSNRESAKRSRRRKQEYLVDLETQVDSLKGDNSTLYKQLIDATQQFRSAGTNNRVLKSDVETLRVKVKLAEDLVARGSLTSSLNQLLQTHLSPPSHSISSLHYTGNTSPAITVHSDQSLFPGMTLSGQNSSPGLGNVSSEAVSCVSDIWP
- a CDS encoding transmembrane protein, putative (Protein of unknown function, DUF599) (Protein of unknown function, DUF599; FUNCTIONS IN: molecular_function unknown; INVOLVED IN: biological_process unknown; LOCATED IN: endomembrane system; CONTAINS InterPro DOMAIN/s: Protein of unknown function DUF599 (InterPro:IPR006747); BEST Arabidopsis thaliana protein match is: Protein of unknown function, DUF599 (TAIR:AT5G10580.1); Has 30201 Blast hits to 17322 proteins in 780 species: Archae - 12; Bacteria - 1396; Metazoa - 17338; Fungi - 3422; Plants - 5037; Viruses - 0; Other Eukaryotes - 2996 (source: NCBI BLink).), whose product is MEWKKWYLDAILVPLALMMMICYHIYLSFMVRTNPFSTLLGINSHGRRIWISAMIKDNQKTNILAVQTLRNIVMGATLMATTCVLLCAGLAAVLSSTYSIKKPLNDAVFGAHGDFAISIKYLTILTIFIFSFFFHSLSIRFLNQVAILVNIPNLDPNPSGCVFLTSEHVSEMFEKGIFLNTVGNRLFYAGFSLMLWIFGPILVFFSVLVMVLVLSHLDFVSRNNNKEKLRIVDIRRSSDFTNGGED
- the VSP1 gene encoding vegetative storage protein 1 (vegetative storage protein 1 (VSP1); CONTAINS InterPro DOMAIN/s: Acid phosphatase (Class B) (InterPro:IPR005519); BEST Arabidopsis thaliana protein match is: vegetative storage protein 2 (TAIR:AT5G24770.2); Has 30201 Blast hits to 17322 proteins in 780 species: Archae - 12; Bacteria - 1396; Metazoa - 17338; Fungi - 3422; Plants - 5037; Viruses - 0; Other Eukaryotes - 2996 (source: NCBI BLink).) — encoded protein: MKILSLSLLLLLAATVSHVQSSASVPGLIELLESNTIFGNEAELLEKEGLSINYPNCRSWHLGVETSNIINFDTVPANCKAYVEDYLITSKQYQYDSKTVNKEAYFYAKGLALKNDTVNVWIFDLDDTLLSSIPYYAKYGYGTENTAPGAYWSWLESGESTPGLPETLHLYENLLELGIEPIIISDRWKKLSEVTVENLKAVGVTKWKHLILKTIYGNAGQTDRS
- the VSP1 gene encoding vegetative storage protein 1 (vegetative storage protein 1 (VSP1); FUNCTIONS IN: transcription factor binding, acid phosphatase activity; INVOLVED IN: response to jasmonic acid stimulus, response to wounding, defense response; LOCATED IN: vacuole; EXPRESSED IN: fruit, gynoecium, valve; CONTAINS InterPro DOMAIN/s: Acid phosphatase (Class B) (InterPro:IPR005519), Vegetative storage protein/acid phosphatase (InterPro:IPR014403), Acid phosphatase, plant (InterPro:IPR010028); BEST Arabidopsis thaliana protein match is: vegetative storage protein 2 (TAIR:AT5G24770.1); Has 30201 Blast hits to 17322 proteins in 780 species: Archae - 12; Bacteria - 1396; Metazoa - 17338; Fungi - 3422; Plants - 5037; Viruses - 0; Other Eukaryotes - 2996 (source: NCBI BLink).); its protein translation is MKILSLSLLLLLAATVSHVQSSASVPGLIELLESNTIFGNEAELLEKEGLSINYPNCRSWHLGVETSNIINFDTVPANCKAYVEDYLITSKQYQYDSKTVNKEAYFYAKGLALKNDTVNVWIFDLDDTLLSSIPYYAKYGYGTENTAPGAYWSWLESGESTPGLPETLHLYENLLELGIEPIIISDRWKKLSEVTVENLKAVGVTKWKHLILKPNGSKLTQVVYKSKVRNSLVKKGYNIVGNIGDQWADLVEDTPGRVFKLPNPLYYVPS